A window of Sinimarinibacterium sp. NLF-5-8 genomic DNA:
ATGGTGGAGCGCGTGTTGGCGCCGATGTGGATCATCTTGGTGCCGGTATCGGCCTGCTGGCGGTGGTGGGTCAACGCCACCGAGTAAAACTCGCCAATCGAGCCTTCGCCGCGCAGCAGGCAGCTGGGATATTTCCAGGTGATCGCCGAGCCGGTTTCTACCTGCGTCCACGAGATTTTGCTGCGCGCGCCACGGCAGTCGCCGCGCTTGGTGACAAAGTTGTAAATGCCGCCCACGCCGTTTTCGTCGCCCGGATACCAGTTTTGAACGGTGGAGTATTTGATTTCGGCATCGTCGAGCGCGACCAGTTCCACCACGGCTGCGTGCAGCTGGTTTTCGTCGCGCTGCGGTGCGGTGCAGCCTTCCAGATACGACACATGGCTGCCTTCTTCGGCAATGATCAGGGTGCGCTCAAACTGGCCGGTGTTGCGTTCGTTGATCCGAAAATAAGTGGACAGCTCCATCGGGCAGCGCACGCCCTTGGGGATGAACACAAACGAGCCGTCGGTAAACACCGCGGAGTTGAGCGCGGCGTAAAAGTTATCGGCAAACGGCACCACGGTGCCGAGGTATTTTTTGACCAGTTCCGGGTGTTCGCGGATGGCCTCGCTGATCGGGCAAAAAATCACGCCCGCTTCGGCCAGTTTGGCGCGAAAGGTGGTGGCGACGGACACCGAGTCAAACACCACATCCACTGCCACGCCGGCGAGGATTTCTTGCTCTTTGAGCGGAATGCCGAGCTTGTTATAGGTTTCGATCAGCTTGGGATCGACCTCATCCAGCGACTTGGGGCCGTCTTTTTGCGACTTGGGCGCGGAGTAGTAAGAAATGGCCTGGTAATCCACCGGCGGATAGTCCACCTGCGCCCATTGCGGTTCGCGCATGGTTTGCCAGCGGCGAAACGCCTTGAGCCGAAAATCCAGCATCCAGTCGGGTTCGCCTTTGCGCTCGGAGAGCATGCGGATGACGTTTTCATCCAGGCCGGGCGGAATGGTTTCGGAGGCAATATCGGTAATGAAACCAGCACTGTAGGTGCGGTTTTTGACCAGGCTTTCAACGTCTTGTGCAGGTGCAGTCATGAATGTAGTCCCGTGTTTGAAGCGGGTGAGGAGGAGGAAAGGGCGCGAAAGTGAACCGGCAGCTCGCGCGCGGCAGGCGGAGCCGCCATTTGCGCCAGACTCACCGATTCCAGTGCATGCCGAATCGCGTGATTGATCAACTGCCAGTTACTGCGCGCACCGCAGTCGGATTCCAGCGAGCAGCCGCCGTGATGGGTGGCGCATTCGGTCACGGCAATCGGACCTTCGAGGGCGGTGATGACATCGGCCACGCTGATGTCGCTGGGCGGATGGGCCAGGCGATAACCGCCGTGCGCCCCGCGCAGCGATTGCAGCAGCCCTGCGCGCGCCAGGGATTTGAGCAGTTTTGCCGCAGTGGGCGCCGGGATGCCGCTGCGCTCGGCCAGTTCCACGGCATTGGTCAAGCGCGGCGGATCATGCGCCATCAGTGTCATCAGCACTGTGGCGTAATCAGACATTTTGCTGAGCTTGAGCATCGAGAAGTAAGGGGTTCCGGATCAAAGTGGACTGTTTCGGTGCTGATTGTACGGTGTTGCGCCGCAGCATGGCAATGTTCGCCGGGTTGGGTGACGCTGCGCGCGCGTTTTTGGCACTATCGGCGGCTCGACATGGCTGTGAACCGTATACATGACCGATGCTCCGATTCGCCAACCCGATGATGCCCACCCGGTGTGGGCGCTGCCGTGGGATGTGCAGCGCCCGTTTGTGCAGCAAGTCACCGTGGGCGCCGAGCACCTGGATCGCTTTGGGCATACCAATAATGTGATGTATCTGCGCTGGCTGGAGGCGGTGGCGTGGGGGCAGTCGGTGGATCTGGGGCTGGATTTTGAGGCGTATGGCCGCATTGGCGCAGGCTGCGTGGCGCGCCGTCACGAGCTGGATTATCTGGCGGCGACGCATCAGGGGGATCGCCTGTGGGTGGCGACCTGGGTGCACGAAAACGATCAACGCCTGACGATGCTGCGCCGCTACCAGATCATCCGCGAAGCCGATCAGCGCACGGTGCTGCGCGGGCAAACCCAGTGGGTCTGTGTGGATATGAAAAGCGGCAAACCCCGGCGGATGCCGCCGGAATTTGCCGCGTACAGGCCGTGGCCGAAAAAAGAAGGCTGAACCCGTTGATGCATTGATCCGCCTGCGCGGGCGCAGCGCAGGCGGCAGATGCAGCCCTGTGCGGGTTTGTTCAGTTTTTCTCGATCTGCGCGCGCCCGACCGCACCGGCATCGTTGCCCCAGCTGCTGCGGATATAGGTCAGCACTGCGGCAATCTGATTTTTACTGAGTTGATGCGCAAACGGCGGCATGCCGTAAGGCTGCGGATAGGCGTGGGTGCTGGGCGCAAATCCGCCGTACAGCACCGTCTGGATGGCGTTGGTGGCCGAGGCTGCGGTGACCAGCGCATTGCCGGCCAACGCCGGATAACGATACGGCTCTCCCTGGCCTTGTTCGCCGTGACAATCGGCGCAGTGGTCCTGGTAAACCTGACGGCCGACGGTCATCATCGCGTCAAACTGCCGTTCGCTGACGCGCTGTCTTGCCGGGGCTGACGCGCGCGCGGGCAGGATGCGCAGGTAATCCACCATCGCTGCAATGTCGGCATCGCTCAAATATTGCAGGCTGTGAAACACCACTTCGGCCATCGGCCCGGTGGCGACGCTGTGTTCGGCGGTGCCGTTTTTCAGAACCTGGCGCAGGTGTTCGGCGGCGGCGTCGCTCAGTGGCGGATCAAACGCCAGTGCCGGTGCGTCCCAGTGCATCATCGGGATGGCGCCGCCGGCAAAGGCGGCGTTGCTGCGTTCGCCGCCGAGTGCGTTGCGCGGCGTGTGGCAGGCGCTGCAATGACCCAGGCCTTCAACCAGATATTCGCCGCGCCGTTCGCTGGCCGAGCGCGCGCGCGGTGAAGTCTCGATTTCGGGATTGAAATACAACGCGCGCCAGGCCATCGCGGCAAGCTGGGTGTTGTAGGGAAAGCGCAAGGTGGCCGCAGGCTGGGCTTGCCTGACCGGCGGCAGGCTTTGCAGAAAGGCAAACAGGGCGTCGGAATCTTCGCGGGTGATGCGGGTGTAGTTGGTATACGGGAAGGCCGGATACAACCGCCGGCCATCGCGCGATTTGCCGTAACGCAGCGCGCGGTAAAACTCTGCGGACGACCATTGCCCCAGCCCGGTTTCGTTGTCCGGGGTGAGGTTGGAGCTGAACAAATCGCCAAACGGGGTCGGAATCCTGCGCGCGCCACTGTAGGGCGGCTGGCCGGGTTTGCTGTGGCAGGCCACGCAGTTGCCCGCGCGCGCCAGGTATTCGCCGGCCTTGATCTGTTCTGCGCTGGCAGGCGCATCATCGCCTGCAACGATGGCCTGTTCTTTGATCTCTGGCTGCAAGAACCAGATCAAGGCCAGCGCAAGCACCACCAGGGTGCCCGCCAAAGCGAGTTTTCTACTCATGGTGCGACTCCACATTCCATTGGCAACGCATGCGCCAGCGAAGTCTCGGGTGCGTGATCGTCCGGGTAGGGCTGGCTGGCAATCCATGCGGTGACAGCGGCGATTTGCTGTGTGCTCAAGGCGTGGGCGACACGACGCATGCAGTCCGGTGCGGTGGCGCGGCGGGTGTCGGTTTTCCATGCACCGATCTGGGCGCGCAGATAGTCGGCAGGCAGCCCCAGCAGGCCGGGAATGTCGGGGGCAACGCCTTTGAGTGATTCGGCATGGCAGGCCATGCACGGCGGGATCTTGCGTGCCGGATCGCCCGTGCGCGCCAGCGCCTCGCCTTGCGCCAGCAGGGCAGGCGCCGCATTGCTCAGGCGTGCGGCGTGACTGGGCGTTTGTGCGGCGTAATAGGCGGCAATATCGTGCAGATATTGAGGACTCATGTACGCCAGCATGGATTGCATGATGGCGTGCTCGCGGCGACCTTCACGAAAGTGGGTGAGCTGGGCGTACAGATACCCGGCGGGCTTGCCTGCAATCGAGGGGTAATAGGCTTCTTCATGAGAGCGTCCCTGTTCGCCATGACAGGCGGCGCAGGCACGCAAATGATCGGTGAGGTCGGGCGCGGCCTGAAGCGGAGAAAAAAGCAGCGCGCCGAGCACAACGCCAAGCGCAGCGCGCGCAGCGGATTTGAATCGCATGGGAAGGTTCCAGTGGATCTGGGCTTTTTATCCTGCGCTTTTGCTGACGATTTGTTAAGCAAGCGCCGTGTAAGCCGCTGTTGGGACGGGGATCAGTCGCCTGGCGGGTCATCGACGCCGCGCGCCGGGAGGTGGCAGTTTGGCGGGCATCTGGCAAGATGACGCGCCGCGTCCTCCCATGCTGAAAGGCCGATAGAGAGAGTTGTGATGTCAGACCGTTCACCTTCCCAGACACCTGATGCCCCCAAGCCCGGCTTTTTACAGGTACTGCAAAGCATCGGCTGGGCGATGTTCGGGGTGCAGAGCTCCAAAAATCGCAAGCGTGATTTCAATCACGGCAAGGCCTGGCACTACCTGGTGGTTGCGGTGGGGGCGATGCTGGTGTTCATTGGCGTGATCACGCTGGCCGTCAGGTTTGCCTTGCACAGCGCCGGCGTCTGAGCGCGCCGCTGCTGAGGATATTTTCCTACTGCGGGATCCCGGACGCTGGTTTACGATGCGACCGATGAATGATCGTGTCGGCGTCTGCCCATTCGGGCTTTCCACTGCCGATGATGCGGATGAGGAGCGTCCCATGGAAACAAAAACAAACCGCGCGCGCTGGCGCGTCGTCGGCATTTTCGGGATTGCAGCGTTGCCGCTGCTGTTCGGCTGTGGGGCAGGCAGCAACGATCCGATGGCAACGGCGCAGCCGAGTGCAAGCGCCCAGCCAACGGCGTCGGCGCCGCCGCAGGTCGATGGCCGGCACTTTTTCATCAAGCCCACGCCCAACGCCACCAATGAAATGGTCGCGGCGATGGTGCAAGCCTCGCCCGGCGACGTGATCGAGTTTGACTGCGGTTACTTTGAACTCAGCTCGGCCTTGCAGCTGATCAATACCGAAGATGTGACGATCAAGGGCTGCGGCAAGGACAAAACCGTACTGTCGTTCAAAACCAGCCAAACGCCGGAAGGGATTCTGGCGGTCAACGTCCACGGCGTGTGGATTGAAGATTTGAGCGTGCTCGACACCGGCGGCAACGGCATCGAGCTGCGCACCGTCAACCACGCCACGCTCAAGCGGGTGCGCGCGATCTGGTCATCCGGCGGAGGGCGTGAAAGCGCCACGCCGATCACCGCCAGCAATGCGTTTGCCAACAACGCCGCGCTGCTCAACGTTGCCTGCACCCAACCGGCCACGCTCAACCCCGACGCGCCGGAGAACAAGCTGCCGGGACTGGCGCAGTTCACCCGCTCACCGGATTACACCGTCA
This region includes:
- a CDS encoding c-type cytochrome, translating into MRFKSAARAALGVVLGALLFSPLQAAPDLTDHLRACAACHGEQGRSHEEAYYPSIAGKPAGYLYAQLTHFREGRREHAIMQSMLAYMSPQYLHDIAAYYAAQTPSHAARLSNAAPALLAQGEALARTGDPARKIPPCMACHAESLKGVAPDIPGLLGLPADYLRAQIGAWKTDTRRATAPDCMRRVAHALSTQQIAAVTAWIASQPYPDDHAPETSLAHALPMECGVAP
- a CDS encoding thioesterase family protein; translated protein: MTDAPIRQPDDAHPVWALPWDVQRPFVQQVTVGAEHLDRFGHTNNVMYLRWLEAVAWGQSVDLGLDFEAYGRIGAGCVARRHELDYLAATHQGDRLWVATWVHENDQRLTMLRRYQIIREADQRTVLRGQTQWVCVDMKSGKPRRMPPEFAAYRPWPKKEG
- the sufB gene encoding Fe-S cluster assembly protein SufB encodes the protein MTAPAQDVESLVKNRTYSAGFITDIASETIPPGLDENVIRMLSERKGEPDWMLDFRLKAFRRWQTMREPQWAQVDYPPVDYQAISYYSAPKSQKDGPKSLDEVDPKLIETYNKLGIPLKEQEILAGVAVDVVFDSVSVATTFRAKLAEAGVIFCPISEAIREHPELVKKYLGTVVPFADNFYAALNSAVFTDGSFVFIPKGVRCPMELSTYFRINERNTGQFERTLIIAEEGSHVSYLEGCTAPQRDENQLHAAVVELVALDDAEIKYSTVQNWYPGDENGVGGIYNFVTKRGDCRGARSKISWTQVETGSAITWKYPSCLLRGEGSIGEFYSVALTHHRQQADTGTKMIHIGANTRSTIISKGISAGHGQQSYRGLVRILPTAHGARNYTQCDSLLIGDQCGAHTFPYTEVRNSSAILEHEATTSKIGDDQLFYARSRGIPEEDAVSMIVNGFCKDVFKELPMEFAVEAQKLLQVSLEGAVG
- a CDS encoding cytochrome c, which gives rise to MSRKLALAGTLVVLALALIWFLQPEIKEQAIVAGDDAPASAEQIKAGEYLARAGNCVACHSKPGQPPYSGARRIPTPFGDLFSSNLTPDNETGLGQWSSAEFYRALRYGKSRDGRRLYPAFPYTNYTRITREDSDALFAFLQSLPPVRQAQPAATLRFPYNTQLAAMAWRALYFNPEIETSPRARSASERRGEYLVEGLGHCSACHTPRNALGGERSNAAFAGGAIPMMHWDAPALAFDPPLSDAAAEHLRQVLKNGTAEHSVATGPMAEVVFHSLQYLSDADIAAMVDYLRILPARASAPARQRVSERQFDAMMTVGRQVYQDHCADCHGEQGQGEPYRYPALAGNALVTAASATNAIQTVLYGGFAPSTHAYPQPYGMPPFAHQLSKNQIAAVLTYIRSSWGNDAGAVGRAQIEKN
- a CDS encoding SUF system Fe-S cluster assembly regulator, producing MSDYATVLMTLMAHDPPRLTNAVELAERSGIPAPTAAKLLKSLARAGLLQSLRGAHGGYRLAHPPSDISVADVITALEGPIAVTECATHHGGCSLESDCGARSNWQLINHAIRHALESVSLAQMAAPPAARELPVHFRALSSSSPASNTGLHS
- a CDS encoding DUF2970 domain-containing protein, with translation MSDRSPSQTPDAPKPGFLQVLQSIGWAMFGVQSSKNRKRDFNHGKAWHYLVVAVGAMLVFIGVITLAVRFALHSAGV